The Polaribacter tangerinus genome has a segment encoding these proteins:
- a CDS encoding GDP-L-fucose synthase family protein gives MNKKAKIYIAGHRGMVGAAIWRALEKKGYSNLIGKTSKELDLRNQAAVNSFYQKEQPAVVIDAAARVGGILANNNFPYPFLMENLQIQNHLIDGALKTGVEKFIFLGSSCIYPKLANQPLKEAYLLTNSLEPTNQWYAIAKIAGVKACEAIRKQYGKEYVSLMPTNLYGYFDNFDLETSHVLPAMIRKFHEAKINNTSQVTLWGSGSPMREFLFVDDMAQAVVYALENNLPEHLYNVGSGRDVTIKKLAETVQKIVGFEGKIVWDRTKPDGTPRKLMDVSKLKEIGWEYSTELEEGIQKTYDWFLENIDSIKKVKLE, from the coding sequence ATGAATAAAAAAGCGAAAATATATATTGCAGGACACCGAGGTATGGTGGGTGCTGCCATCTGGAGAGCGCTAGAGAAAAAAGGATATAGCAACCTTATCGGAAAAACAAGCAAAGAATTAGATTTAAGAAATCAAGCAGCCGTTAATTCATTTTACCAAAAAGAACAACCAGCAGTAGTTATCGATGCAGCGGCAAGAGTAGGTGGTATTTTAGCAAATAACAACTTCCCGTATCCATTTTTAATGGAGAATTTACAAATTCAAAACCATCTAATTGATGGTGCTTTAAAAACTGGTGTCGAAAAATTTATTTTCTTAGGAAGTTCTTGTATTTATCCGAAGTTAGCCAACCAACCACTCAAAGAAGCATATTTGTTAACAAATAGTTTAGAACCTACTAACCAGTGGTACGCCATTGCAAAAATAGCAGGTGTTAAAGCATGTGAAGCAATTAGAAAGCAGTACGGAAAGGAATATGTAAGTTTAATGCCCACCAATTTGTATGGTTATTTCGATAATTTCGATTTAGAAACTTCCCATGTTTTGCCTGCAATGATACGTAAGTTTCATGAAGCAAAAATAAATAACACATCACAAGTTACTCTATGGGGAAGTGGTAGTCCCATGCGTGAGTTTTTATTTGTAGACGATATGGCGCAAGCAGTTGTATATGCCTTAGAAAATAATTTGCCAGAGCATTTATACAATGTAGGTTCTGGAAGAGATGTAACCATTAAAAAATTGGCAGAAACCGTACAAAAAATTGTTGGATTTGAAGGAAAGATAGTTTGGGACCGAACAAAACCTGATGGCACTCCAAGAAAATTGATGGACGTCTCTAAATTAAAAGAGATTGGTTGGGAGTATTCAACAGAATTAGAAGAAGGTATTCAAAAAACATATGATTGGTTTTTAGAGAATATTGATAGTATAAAAAAAGTGAAGTTGGAGTAG
- a CDS encoding SDR family oxidoreductase: MNEIISGEKILVTGGAGFIGSNLCEVLLDSNNTVVCLDNFATGKQENIAPFLKHPKFSFIQGDIRNLEDCLLATKNVDYVLHQAALGSVPRSIKNPITTNEVNISGFLNMLVASRDHHIKRFVYAASSSTYGDSQALPKVEENIGKPLSPYAVTKLVNELYADVFFKTYGLETIGLRYFNVFGKRQDPNGAYAAVIPKFVKQFMQLESPIINGDGTFSRDFTYIDNVVQANLKSLVASSTSVNNVYNIAFGDRNTLNDLVVYLKEYLAIYKPSIEKVPVIYGSERVGDIPHSHASIQKAKKYLNYQPEFSLQKGLQEAVDWYWKNL, encoded by the coding sequence ATGAATGAGATCATTTCTGGAGAAAAAATTTTAGTTACAGGTGGCGCTGGTTTTATAGGCTCAAATTTGTGCGAGGTACTATTAGATAGTAATAATACTGTTGTTTGCCTAGATAACTTTGCAACCGGAAAGCAAGAAAATATTGCTCCTTTTTTAAAACATCCTAAGTTTTCATTCATACAAGGTGATATTCGAAATTTAGAAGACTGTTTATTGGCAACAAAAAATGTAGACTATGTGTTGCATCAAGCAGCATTAGGCTCTGTACCAAGATCTATTAAAAATCCTATTACTACCAACGAAGTAAATATTAGCGGTTTTTTAAACATGTTAGTAGCTTCTAGAGATCATCATATAAAAAGATTTGTGTATGCAGCAAGTTCTTCTACCTACGGAGATTCTCAAGCGCTGCCAAAAGTAGAAGAAAATATAGGGAAACCTCTTTCTCCGTATGCAGTTACCAAATTAGTAAATGAATTGTATGCCGATGTTTTTTTCAAAACTTACGGTCTAGAAACTATAGGTTTGCGTTATTTTAATGTATTTGGTAAAAGGCAAGACCCAAACGGAGCATATGCAGCAGTAATTCCTAAGTTTGTAAAACAATTTATGCAATTAGAATCTCCTATTATTAACGGTGATGGTACTTTTTCTAGAGATTTTACCTATATAGATAATGTGGTGCAAGCCAATTTAAAAAGTCTGGTTGCAAGCTCTACATCGGTTAATAATGTGTATAATATAGCTTTCGGAGATCGAAATACGCTGAACGATTTAGTTGTTTATTTAAAAGAATACCTCGCTATTTATAAACCATCAATAGAAAAAGTGCCCGTTATTTACGGAAGCGAGAGAGTAGGAGATATTCCGCATTCACACGCAAGCATACAAAAAGCAAAAAAGTATCTAAATTATCAACCTGAATTCTCTTTACAAAAAGGATTACAAGAAGCAGTAGATTGGTATTGGAAAAACTTATAA
- a CDS encoding adenylyltransferase/cytidyltransferase family protein yields the protein MKKKAVIVSGYFNPIHKGHLEYFNNAKSIADALFVIVNSDFQRALKGSKEFQNEEERLFIVMNIKAVDKAMISIDKDRTVINSIKSIHEKYHNEYNIAFANGGDQNNQSIPEATICNELGIELIDGLGDKIQSSSHLLNKL from the coding sequence ATGAAAAAAAAAGCAGTAATTGTTTCTGGTTATTTTAATCCAATACACAAAGGTCATTTAGAGTATTTTAACAATGCAAAATCGATAGCAGATGCACTTTTTGTAATTGTAAATAGCGATTTTCAAAGAGCTTTAAAAGGGTCAAAAGAATTTCAAAATGAAGAGGAGCGCTTGTTTATTGTAATGAATATAAAAGCAGTAGACAAAGCAATGATTTCTATAGATAAAGACAGAACTGTTATCAATTCTATTAAAAGTATTCACGAAAAATACCATAACGAGTATAATATTGCTTTTGCCAATGGAGGCGATCAAAATAACCAGTCTATCCCAGAGGCTACTATTTGTAACGAATTGGGTATAGAGTTAATAGACGGTTTGGGAGACAAAATACAGTCTTCTTCACATTTGCTTAATAAACTATAA
- a CDS encoding nucleotide sugar dehydrogenase, with product MENIKIAVIGLGYVGLPLARLFATKYAVVGFDINNERVAALKEGDDATLEVSKSDLEKVLTTAIPTKKGLFITSLTKDIQNCNYYIVTVPTPVDKNNRPVLTPLLKASETVGSVLKKNDIVIYESTVYPGATEEDCIPVLEQQSNLRYNKDFFAGYSPERINPGDKKHTVDKILKVTSGSTKAVGKKVDALYKSVISAGTHLAPSIKVAEAAKVIENSQRDINIAFVNELAKIFNLMDINTQDVLEAAATKWNFLPFKPGLVGGHCIGVDPYYLAQKAMEFDYHPEIILAGRRVNDSMGKYVASEVAKLMIQHDINLKKADILVLGITFKEDCPDVRNTKAVDVVRELEEYGARVTIYDPNANTVQVKKEYNLQSTTKLPVKKFDALVLTVAHKEFKKIDFKKIKKEKAIVYDVKNFLSIKDIDKAL from the coding sequence ATGGAAAATATTAAAATAGCTGTTATCGGTTTAGGTTATGTTGGGTTGCCGTTGGCAAGACTTTTTGCCACAAAATATGCGGTAGTGGGTTTCGATATAAATAATGAGCGAGTTGCTGCGTTAAAAGAAGGAGACGATGCTACTTTAGAAGTTTCTAAGTCCGATTTAGAAAAAGTATTAACAACAGCGATACCAACCAAAAAGGGACTTTTTATAACAAGTCTTACAAAAGATATTCAAAATTGTAACTATTATATTGTTACGGTTCCAACTCCAGTAGACAAAAATAACCGTCCTGTTTTAACACCTCTGCTAAAAGCTAGTGAAACTGTTGGATCGGTATTAAAAAAGAATGATATCGTAATATATGAATCTACAGTATATCCGGGTGCTACCGAAGAAGATTGCATACCAGTTTTAGAACAACAATCAAACTTAAGATACAATAAAGATTTTTTTGCCGGATACTCACCAGAACGAATCAATCCCGGAGATAAAAAACATACTGTAGATAAGATTTTAAAAGTAACCTCTGGTTCTACAAAAGCGGTCGGAAAAAAGGTAGATGCCTTGTATAAATCGGTAATTTCTGCTGGCACTCATTTGGCACCAAGTATAAAAGTAGCAGAAGCTGCAAAAGTGATAGAAAATTCGCAGCGAGATATAAATATTGCTTTTGTAAATGAGTTGGCAAAAATTTTTAATTTAATGGATATCAATACACAAGATGTATTGGAGGCAGCGGCCACAAAATGGAACTTTTTACCTTTTAAACCAGGTTTGGTTGGTGGGCATTGTATAGGTGTAGATCCTTATTATTTGGCTCAGAAGGCAATGGAATTCGATTATCATCCCGAGATTATTTTAGCAGGAAGAAGAGTAAATGATAGTATGGGTAAATATGTGGCTTCAGAAGTTGCAAAACTTATGATTCAGCATGATATCAATCTAAAAAAAGCAGATATATTAGTTTTAGGTATCACCTTTAAAGAAGATTGTCCTGATGTTAGAAATACCAAGGCAGTAGATGTTGTTAGAGAGTTAGAAGAGTATGGTGCTCGTGTAACCATTTACGATCCGAATGCAAATACAGTACAGGTAAAAAAAGAATACAACTTACAATCTACCACAAAACTTCCTGTAAAAAAGTTCGATGCTTTGGTGTTAACAGTAGCTCATAAAGAGTTTAAAAAAATAGATTTTAAAAAGATAAAGAAAGAAAAAGCCATTGTATACGATGTAAAAAATTTTCTTTCTATTAAAGATATAGATAAAGCGTTATAG
- the gmd gene encoding GDP-mannose 4,6-dehydratase yields the protein MKTALITGITGQDGSYLAELLLEKGYMVHGIKRRASSFNTDRIDHLYQDPHHPNQRLKLHYGDLTDALNLTRIIQETQPDEIYNLGAMSHVKVSFDTPEYVGNVDGLGTLRILEAVRLLGLEKKTRIYQASTSELYGGMLENKNEKGFYDENSPFYPRSPYGVAKIYGFWITKNYREAYGMFACNGILFNHESPRRGETFVTRKITRAVARIALGLQEKFYLGNLDARRDWGHAKDYVRMMWMILQAEHPEDWVIATGKTTTVREFVRLSFAELGVELEFTGTGVDEKAFVKNINQKKYAATVSTELGKSNTIYVGQEILSIDSNYFRPTEVDLLLGDPSKAKDKLGWVPEYDLENLVKDMVLSDVTLMKKEQYLKQGGYTALDGFE from the coding sequence ATGAAAACAGCATTAATCACAGGAATTACAGGGCAAGACGGCTCGTATCTAGCAGAGTTACTCCTCGAAAAAGGATATATGGTGCATGGTATTAAAAGAAGAGCATCGTCTTTTAATACTGATAGAATAGACCATCTGTATCAAGATCCTCATCATCCAAATCAACGGTTAAAATTACATTATGGCGATTTAACAGATGCTCTAAATTTAACCCGAATTATTCAAGAAACACAACCCGATGAAATTTATAATTTAGGAGCCATGTCTCATGTAAAGGTTTCTTTTGATACTCCAGAGTACGTAGGTAACGTAGATGGATTGGGTACTTTGCGTATTTTAGAAGCGGTTCGTTTGTTGGGTTTAGAAAAGAAAACAAGAATTTATCAAGCTTCTACTTCTGAGTTGTATGGCGGAATGCTAGAAAACAAAAATGAGAAAGGTTTTTATGATGAAAACTCACCATTTTACCCACGTTCTCCCTACGGAGTAGCCAAAATATATGGTTTTTGGATTACAAAAAATTATCGTGAAGCTTACGGTATGTTTGCGTGTAACGGAATTTTATTCAACCATGAGTCTCCAAGAAGAGGAGAAACATTTGTAACACGTAAAATTACGAGAGCAGTAGCAAGAATTGCACTTGGTTTGCAAGAAAAGTTCTATTTAGGAAATTTAGATGCCAGGCGAGATTGGGGGCATGCCAAAGATTACGTGCGTATGATGTGGATGATCTTACAAGCAGAGCACCCAGAGGACTGGGTAATAGCTACAGGAAAAACCACAACGGTCAGAGAATTTGTACGGTTGAGTTTTGCTGAGCTTGGTGTTGAACTAGAGTTTACAGGAACTGGTGTTGATGAAAAAGCTTTTGTGAAAAATATCAATCAAAAAAAATATGCTGCTACCGTTTCGACTGAATTAGGAAAATCCAATACAATTTATGTGGGGCAAGAAATACTTTCTATTGACTCTAACTACTTTAGACCCACAGAGGTAGATTTGTTACTTGGAGATCCTTCAAAAGCAAAAGATAAACTAGGTTGGGTACCTGAATATGATTTAGAAAATCTAGTAAAAGATATGGTGCTTAGTGATGTTACTTTAATGAAAAAAGAACAGTATCTTAAACAAGGAGGTTATACTGCACTAGACGGATTTGAATAG
- a CDS encoding adenylyltransferase/cytidyltransferase family protein — protein sequence MKVGITFSAFDLLHAGHIKMLEDAKRQCDYLICALQTDPTIDRPEKNKPVQSVVERYIQLKGCKYVDEIVPYATEQDLEDVLRSFKIDVRIIGDEYASKQFTGRQYCEEKGIELYFNKREHRFSSSGLRREVQAKENLKSKDK from the coding sequence ATGAAAGTAGGAATTACATTTAGTGCTTTTGATTTATTGCACGCTGGTCATATAAAAATGTTGGAAGATGCAAAGAGGCAATGCGACTATTTAATTTGTGCATTGCAAACAGATCCAACAATAGACAGGCCAGAGAAAAACAAACCTGTGCAATCGGTGGTAGAAAGATATATTCAGCTCAAAGGATGTAAATATGTAGATGAAATAGTGCCCTATGCAACAGAACAAGATTTAGAAGATGTATTGCGTTCTTTTAAAATTGATGTACGTATTATAGGAGACGAATATGCTAGCAAGCAGTTTACAGGCAGGCAATATTGCGAAGAAAAAGGAATAGAACTATATTTTAATAAAAGAGAACATCGCTTTTCTAGTAGTGGATTGAGAAGAGAGGTTCAAGCAAAAGAAAATTTAAAATCTAAAGACAAGTAG
- a CDS encoding four helix bundle protein — MTQTKTKTKAKTKILRDFRKYDIWIDSMELVDDIYTFVKVFPSNEKYGLCSQITQSAVSIPSNIAEGASRNSEKDFARFLEIALGSTFELETQIIIASKRKYIPEGSLEVTVQKLSSLLKRIYGLRRKIIN, encoded by the coding sequence ATGACTCAGACGAAAACTAAAACAAAGGCCAAGACAAAGATATTGAGAGATTTTAGAAAATATGATATTTGGATAGATAGCATGGAGCTTGTTGATGATATTTATACCTTTGTAAAAGTTTTTCCTAGTAACGAAAAATATGGATTGTGTTCTCAGATAACACAATCTGCAGTTTCAATTCCTTCAAATATAGCTGAAGGAGCATCTAGAAATTCAGAAAAGGATTTTGCTCGATTTTTAGAAATAGCATTGGGTTCAACTTTTGAATTAGAAACACAGATAATCATTGCAAGCAAAAGAAAATATATTCCTGAAGGGAGTTTAGAGGTAACTGTTCAAAAACTTTCGAGTTTACTGAAAAGAATATACGGACTAAGAAGAAAAATTATAAACTAA
- the rho gene encoding transcription termination factor Rho has protein sequence MFEISELKAKTLAELQTIAKSIGLNKTSQLKKLDLVYQILDTQAANPSKTVKTTTKSETPRADKPKRKRVVKKTTNDSNREVTENTSEKRGVEKTTSTKTEVKKAPKKEVDKKEPTTNNSTLEVAPENLTTKKEANKEVKNTNQPKKAANPNQKNAQQNKQKAPHRDKNKNNGNKSSNRYKDPDFEFDGIIESEGVLEMMPDGYGFLRSSDYNYLSSPDDIYVSQSQIKLFGLKTGDTVRGNVRPPKEGEKYFPLIRVSKINGLNPNIVRDRVSFEHLTPLFPQEKFNLAEKGNSLSTRIIDLFSPIGKGQRGMIVAQPKTGKTMLLKDVANAIAANHPEVYQIVLLIDERPEEVTDMKRNVRGEVVASTFDEPADKHVKVANIVLEKAKRLVECGHDVVILLDSITRLARAYNTVAPASGKILSGGIDANALHKPKRFFGAARNIENGGSLTIIATALTETGSKMDEVIFEEFKGTGNMELQLDRNIANRRIYPAIDLIKSSTRRDDLLLDAKTVQRMWVLRKYLADMNPIEAMEFINDKVKFSRNNEEFLISMNG, from the coding sequence ATGTTCGAAATTTCAGAACTGAAAGCAAAAACTCTTGCTGAACTGCAAACTATTGCAAAATCTATTGGTCTTAACAAAACAAGCCAATTAAAAAAACTAGATTTAGTGTATCAGATTTTAGATACGCAAGCAGCAAACCCTTCTAAAACAGTAAAAACAACCACAAAATCGGAAACTCCAAGGGCAGATAAGCCAAAAAGAAAACGTGTTGTTAAAAAAACAACTAACGATTCTAATAGGGAGGTTACTGAAAATACTTCAGAAAAAAGAGGTGTAGAAAAAACGACTTCTACCAAAACGGAAGTCAAAAAAGCACCTAAAAAAGAGGTTGATAAAAAGGAACCTACTACGAATAACTCAACATTAGAAGTAGCTCCAGAAAACTTAACAACCAAAAAGGAAGCTAATAAAGAAGTAAAAAACACCAATCAACCTAAAAAAGCAGCGAATCCTAATCAGAAAAACGCGCAACAGAATAAGCAAAAAGCGCCACACAGAGACAAGAATAAAAATAATGGCAACAAATCTTCTAACAGATATAAAGACCCTGATTTTGAATTTGATGGAATTATTGAAAGTGAAGGTGTTTTAGAAATGATGCCTGATGGTTACGGGTTTTTGCGTTCTTCGGATTACAACTACCTTTCGTCTCCTGATGATATTTATGTTTCGCAATCGCAAATTAAATTATTCGGATTAAAAACAGGTGATACAGTTCGTGGTAATGTAAGACCACCTAAAGAGGGTGAAAAATACTTTCCGTTAATTAGAGTATCGAAAATTAATGGTTTAAATCCTAATATTGTTAGAGACAGAGTTTCTTTCGAACACTTAACACCCTTGTTTCCGCAAGAGAAATTTAATCTTGCCGAAAAAGGAAATTCATTATCTACCAGAATTATCGACTTATTTTCTCCTATAGGAAAAGGGCAGCGTGGTATGATTGTAGCGCAACCAAAAACAGGTAAAACAATGTTGTTAAAAGATGTTGCGAATGCTATTGCTGCTAATCATCCAGAGGTATATCAAATTGTTTTGCTTATAGATGAAAGACCTGAAGAGGTTACAGATATGAAACGAAATGTTCGTGGGGAAGTAGTTGCATCTACTTTTGATGAACCTGCAGACAAACACGTAAAAGTGGCTAATATTGTATTAGAAAAAGCAAAAAGATTGGTTGAATGCGGACACGACGTGGTAATTCTTCTTGATTCTATTACGCGTTTAGCAAGAGCCTACAACACCGTAGCTCCTGCTTCTGGAAAAATACTTTCTGGTGGTATCGACGCAAACGCTTTACACAAACCTAAACGCTTTTTTGGTGCTGCAAGAAACATAGAAAATGGTGGTTCTTTAACTATTATTGCTACTGCACTTACCGAAACTGGCTCTAAAATGGATGAAGTAATCTTTGAAGAGTTTAAAGGTACTGGTAACATGGAACTTCAATTAGATAGAAACATTGCTAATAGAAGAATTTATCCTGCTATAGACCTTATTAAATCTTCTACAAGAAGAGATGATTTACTATTAGATGCTAAAACTGTTCAAAGAATGTGGGTGTTAAGAAAATACTTAGCAGACATGAACCCTATTGAAGCAATGGAATTTATAAACGATAAAGTGAAGTTTTCTAGAAATAACGAAGAATTCTTAATATCAATGAACGGATAA
- a CDS encoding Gfo/Idh/MocA family protein translates to MKNFALIGAAGYIAPRHLKAIKDTNNNLIAALDKFDSVGIMDSYFPSADFFVEFERFDRHIEKIKRQHNQTLDYVSICTPNYLHDAHIRMALRRGADAICEKPLVLNPWNVDALAEIERESGQKINAILQLRLHESIIQLKKKVTASKTSEKYDIDLTYITSRGNWYDISWKGSDEKSGGIATNIGVHFYDMLTWIFGNIQESNVHLREKNKAAGYLEFENARVRWFLSIDENDLPNEIKAIGQRTFRSITIDNEELEFSKGFTELHTKSYEQILKGNGFGLQEAKKSIEIVHAIRNNALNNLGEKHPFVM, encoded by the coding sequence ATGAAGAATTTTGCCTTAATTGGTGCCGCTGGATATATTGCGCCCCGACATTTAAAAGCAATAAAAGATACGAATAATAATTTAATTGCAGCTTTAGACAAATTTGATTCTGTTGGCATAATGGATAGTTATTTTCCGAGTGCAGATTTTTTTGTTGAATTTGAACGTTTCGACAGGCATATCGAAAAAATTAAACGTCAGCATAACCAAACATTAGACTATGTAAGTATTTGTACCCCAAATTATCTGCACGATGCACATATAAGAATGGCGTTGCGTAGAGGTGCCGATGCCATTTGCGAAAAACCACTGGTGTTAAATCCTTGGAATGTAGATGCTTTAGCGGAAATAGAAAGAGAATCTGGACAAAAAATCAATGCTATTTTACAATTGAGGCTCCACGAGTCTATTATTCAATTAAAAAAGAAAGTAACAGCTTCTAAAACCTCAGAAAAATATGATATCGATTTAACCTACATTACATCTCGTGGGAATTGGTATGATATTTCTTGGAAGGGCAGTGATGAAAAATCGGGAGGAATTGCCACCAATATAGGAGTCCATTTTTATGATATGTTAACTTGGATTTTTGGAAATATTCAAGAAAGTAATGTGCATCTGCGAGAAAAAAATAAAGCAGCAGGGTATTTAGAATTTGAAAATGCCAGAGTTCGCTGGTTTTTATCCATTGATGAAAATGATCTTCCTAATGAAATAAAAGCAATTGGTCAGCGAACTTTTAGGTCTATCACCATCGATAATGAAGAACTAGAGTTTAGTAAAGGCTTTACCGAGTTGCATACCAAAAGTTACGAGCAAATTTTAAAAGGAAATGGATTTGGCTTGCAGGAAGCAAAAAAGTCGATAGAGATTGTACATGCAATTAGAAATAATGCACTTAACAATTTAGGAGAAAAGCACCCTTTTGTAATGTAA
- a CDS encoding UDP-glucose dehydrogenase family protein: MEIAVIGSGYVGLVSGACFAEMGNNVTCVDIDEQKIANLKEGVVPIFERGLEQLVKKNVKNQSLFFTTNLAKAIQKAEIVFIAVATPMGADGAADLKYVLAVAKSIGKSMQHNVIVVDKSTVPVGTADKVKAIIQDQLAKRNSTLTFEIVSNPEFLKEGTAIDDFLKPDRVVIGAESSLAFEKMKQLYSPFFRTHDRFITMDIRSAEMTKYAANAMLATKISFMNEIANICEHVGADVNQVRIGIGSDKRIGYGFIYPGVGYGGSCFPKDVKALQKIANENGYTPQLITAVEKVNNRQKLVIAQKIVQRFGEDLTGLTFALWGLAFKPGTDDMREAPAIYIVKELIKRGGLINAYDPKAMLEAKEFYLKDIENIHYFDSKYEVLKESHALILLTEWKEFRSPDFEELKAQLLHPIIFDGRNQYNAFNLEEKGFEYYQIGKNYTAVSNE; this comes from the coding sequence TTGGAAATAGCTGTTATTGGTTCTGGTTATGTAGGTTTGGTATCTGGTGCTTGTTTTGCAGAGATGGGAAACAACGTTACTTGTGTAGACATTGACGAACAAAAAATTGCAAACTTAAAGGAGGGAGTTGTACCAATTTTTGAGCGTGGTTTAGAACAATTGGTTAAAAAAAATGTAAAAAATCAATCGCTTTTTTTTACAACCAACCTGGCAAAAGCCATCCAAAAAGCTGAGATTGTTTTTATAGCGGTAGCTACTCCTATGGGAGCCGATGGTGCCGCAGATTTAAAGTATGTGTTGGCAGTAGCCAAGTCTATTGGCAAATCTATGCAGCATAATGTAATTGTTGTAGACAAATCTACGGTTCCAGTAGGAACTGCAGATAAGGTTAAAGCTATAATTCAAGACCAATTAGCTAAGAGAAATTCAACCTTAACATTTGAGATAGTATCCAACCCAGAGTTTTTGAAAGAAGGAACTGCTATTGATGATTTTTTAAAGCCAGACCGTGTTGTTATTGGTGCAGAGAGTTCGTTAGCATTTGAGAAAATGAAGCAATTATATTCTCCTTTTTTTAGAACTCATGACCGTTTTATAACGATGGATATTCGTTCAGCAGAAATGACCAAGTATGCTGCTAATGCCATGTTAGCTACTAAGATTTCTTTTATGAATGAGATTGCTAATATTTGTGAACATGTGGGTGCAGATGTTAATCAAGTTCGAATTGGCATTGGTTCAGATAAACGTATTGGGTATGGCTTTATTTATCCTGGTGTGGGTTATGGTGGTTCTTGTTTTCCAAAGGATGTGAAAGCTTTGCAAAAAATAGCCAATGAAAATGGATATACACCTCAATTAATAACAGCTGTAGAAAAAGTGAATAACCGGCAAAAATTAGTTATTGCCCAAAAAATTGTTCAACGATTTGGTGAAGATTTAACGGGACTTACTTTTGCTTTATGGGGCTTGGCCTTTAAACCTGGCACCGATGATATGCGAGAGGCACCGGCTATTTATATTGTAAAAGAATTGATAAAGCGAGGAGGTCTTATAAACGCTTACGATCCCAAAGCAATGTTAGAAGCCAAAGAGTTTTATTTAAAAGATATTGAAAATATCCATTATTTCGATAGTAAATATGAAGTATTAAAAGAATCACATGCCTTAATTTTATTAACAGAGTGGAAAGAATTTCGCTCACCAGATTTTGAAGAATTGAAAGCCCAGCTATTACATCCAATTATTTTTGATGGAAGAAACCAATACAATGCTTTCAATCTAGAGGAAAAAGGATTTGAATATTATCAAATTGGAAAAAATTACACAGCGGTTTCTAATGAATAA
- a CDS encoding DUF4293 family protein: protein MIQRVQTIYLLLATAFSGGLIFVFDLWKSVKKNIFVMDLLSSDFLQLKAIPILFLLTALVSLVAIFLYKNRQLQFVIVRISILINLILLGLLIYVSLSLPGETQVSEKGISMFIPILAILLLVLANRAIKKDEDLVKSVDRLR from the coding sequence ATGATTCAAAGAGTACAAACCATTTATTTATTGTTGGCTACCGCTTTCTCTGGCGGATTAATTTTTGTTTTTGATTTGTGGAAGTCAGTAAAAAAAAATATCTTTGTAATGGATTTATTAAGTAGTGATTTTTTGCAGTTAAAAGCAATACCTATTTTATTTCTCCTAACAGCATTAGTTTCTTTGGTAGCTATTTTTTTATACAAAAACAGACAGCTACAATTTGTAATTGTGCGAATTTCAATTTTGATAAACCTTATTTTATTAGGATTATTGATATATGTATCTCTAAGTTTACCTGGAGAAACGCAAGTTTCTGAGAAAGGTATTTCGATGTTCATACCAATTTTAGCTATTTTGCTTCTTGTTTTGGCAAATAGAGCGATTAAAAAGGATGAAGATCTTGTAAAATCTGTAGATAGATTGCGATAA